In a genomic window of Mycolicibacter heraklionensis:
- a CDS encoding CHAP domain-containing protein, with product MTGVWGRTAVAAAFLMLGPVPAAHALPGPPVDPRPVPVVDIGPDGGESLPPRAAEELDVFRRDAADGALGNPVMYGDGQCYPLVQRYIQALGPWRNRDPSGNAFDLYEHFPTNGLAQFFDQVPFDGGLNEPRVGDVVVYGPGGFVSEHGHAGVVTAVRGSGSLLRYEIAEQNSGGRLFVTLNWRDVSPMWNTLGYLRPKV from the coding sequence ATGACGGGCGTCTGGGGCCGCACGGCGGTGGCGGCAGCTTTCCTCATGCTGGGCCCGGTACCGGCGGCGCACGCGTTGCCGGGTCCGCCGGTCGACCCGCGCCCGGTGCCGGTCGTTGACATCGGACCCGACGGCGGCGAGTCGCTGCCACCGAGGGCCGCCGAAGAACTCGACGTCTTCCGCCGCGACGCCGCCGACGGCGCGCTGGGAAATCCCGTGATGTACGGCGACGGCCAGTGTTATCCGCTCGTGCAGCGCTACATACAGGCGCTGGGTCCGTGGCGGAACAGAGACCCCAGCGGCAACGCCTTCGATCTCTACGAGCATTTCCCCACCAACGGTCTGGCGCAGTTTTTCGACCAGGTGCCGTTCGACGGTGGGCTCAACGAGCCGCGGGTCGGGGACGTCGTGGTCTACGGCCCCGGGGGGTTTGTCAGCGAGCACGGGCACGCCGGGGTGGTGACGGCCGTTCGTGGCAGCGGCAGCCTGCTGCGGTATGAGATCGCCGAACAGAACTCCGGCGGCCGGTTGTTCGTGACGCTGAACTGGCGTGACGTCAGCCCCATGTGGAACACGCTGGGGTATCTGCGCCCCAAGGTGTAG
- a CDS encoding aminotransferase class I/II-fold pyridoxal phosphate-dependent enzyme — translation MSLHTLNRADLTAQYERYQRDYAELQAKKLSLDLTRGKPAPEQLDLANGLLALPGPDDYRGDDGTDTRNYGGLHGLPELRSLFGELLGIAVPNLIAGNNASLEFMHDVVVYSMLHGGVDSPRPWGAEPVVKFLCPVPGYDRHFAITETLGIEMISVPMREDGPDVDLIEELVAADPAIKGMWTVPVFGNPTGITYSWETVRRLVQMKTAAPDFRLFWDNAYAVHTLTSEFPHQIDVLGLAAAAGNPNRPYVFASTSKITFAGAGVSFFGGSLGNIAWYLQYAGKKSIGPDKVNQLRHLRFFGDADGVRLHMRRHQEILAPKFELAAEILENRLGESKIASWTDPKGGYFISLDVWPGTARRTVALAKDAGIAVTEAGASFPYRKDPEDKNIRIAPSFPSLDDLRNAVDGLATCALLAAAEHLLG, via the coding sequence GTGTCGCTGCATACCCTCAACCGTGCCGACCTGACCGCGCAATATGAGCGCTACCAGCGGGATTACGCCGAGCTGCAGGCCAAGAAGCTGTCCCTGGACCTCACCCGCGGCAAGCCGGCGCCCGAGCAGCTCGACCTGGCCAACGGCCTGCTGGCCCTGCCCGGCCCGGACGACTACCGCGGCGACGACGGCACCGACACCCGCAACTACGGCGGCCTGCACGGTCTGCCCGAGCTGCGGTCCCTCTTCGGGGAGCTGCTCGGCATCGCGGTGCCCAACCTGATCGCCGGCAACAACGCCAGCTTGGAGTTCATGCACGACGTCGTCGTCTACTCGATGCTGCACGGCGGCGTGGACTCGCCGCGGCCGTGGGGGGCGGAGCCGGTCGTCAAGTTCCTGTGCCCGGTGCCCGGCTATGACCGGCACTTCGCGATCACCGAGACCCTGGGCATCGAGATGATCTCGGTCCCGATGCGCGAGGACGGCCCGGACGTCGACCTGATCGAGGAGCTCGTCGCCGCAGACCCGGCGATCAAGGGCATGTGGACCGTGCCGGTGTTCGGCAACCCGACGGGCATCACCTACTCCTGGGAGACCGTGCGCCGGCTGGTGCAGATGAAGACCGCCGCACCCGACTTCCGGCTGTTCTGGGACAACGCCTACGCGGTGCACACCCTGACCAGCGAGTTCCCCCATCAGATCGATGTGCTCGGGCTCGCCGCGGCCGCGGGCAACCCGAACCGGCCCTACGTGTTCGCCTCCACCTCGAAGATCACCTTCGCCGGCGCCGGTGTCAGCTTCTTCGGCGGCTCGCTGGGCAACATCGCCTGGTACCTGCAGTACGCCGGCAAGAAGTCGATCGGCCCGGACAAGGTCAACCAGCTGCGCCACCTGCGGTTCTTCGGCGACGCTGACGGCGTGCGGCTGCACATGCGCCGCCACCAGGAGATCCTGGCGCCCAAGTTCGAGCTGGCTGCCGAGATCCTGGAGAACCGGCTCGGCGAGTCCAAGATCGCGTCGTGGACCGACCCCAAGGGCGGCTACTTCATCAGCCTGGACGTCTGGCCGGGCACCGCGCGCCGCACCGTCGCGCTGGCCAAGGACGCCGGCATCGCGGTCACCGAGGCCGGTGCGTCGTTCCCGTACCGCAAGGACCCCGAAGACAAGAACATCCGGATCGCCCCGTCGTTCCCGTCGCTGGACGATCTGCGCAACGCCGTCGACGGCCTGGCCACCTGTGCGCTACTGGCCGCCGCTGAGCACCTGCTGGGCTGA
- a CDS encoding DUF4226 domain-containing protein, translated as MAENLGAFADAARAREEALANRLAASVAADNEFQTILRQAVQNNVSSRQRLDAIEAEIRQSAATWPGLDTPAGSRQFQRFLTAKTREIHRVVSDAVADSRHRAQLVQTLTSHYRLGSGEDGQDPRIRLVDNTIPADGQQPHDPTIAGVGSPPMPEKQDGSPYDLGATIPGTGIVITGDPETGHPRLHIPGKPDIDNPFPVDEGFRALPTGTAVGPDGQQYAFYSVRPYGPGTSPDNYIAPESRVQNLADPATDLGPLLGTPLGSDTKVGISQASGVYDPASGTMIIVGNVGQDGQRALWQSAPVAAGDPPNAWMNSLHEVGTFSNLGPADRENQIVALPQGGYLLTSASDGGQIVGVTAGSPQGLLQAPAQDLTGPGFIPSPGNQPAVPYGPSIVNVETLPNGQEQVTMRVSTWPTPQGWPVGPDAPPPPYHPRTYTTTFNINP; from the coding sequence ATGGCCGAGAACCTCGGTGCGTTCGCGGATGCGGCGCGCGCGCGTGAAGAGGCGCTCGCGAACCGGCTAGCGGCATCGGTAGCGGCCGACAACGAATTCCAGACGATCCTGCGGCAGGCCGTGCAGAACAACGTGAGTTCACGGCAGCGCCTCGACGCCATCGAGGCCGAGATCCGTCAGTCGGCGGCCACCTGGCCGGGCCTGGACACCCCTGCCGGTTCCCGCCAGTTCCAGCGATTCCTGACCGCCAAGACCCGCGAGATCCACCGGGTGGTCTCCGACGCCGTCGCCGACAGCCGGCACCGGGCTCAGCTGGTGCAGACCCTGACCAGCCACTACCGGCTCGGCAGTGGTGAGGACGGCCAGGACCCGCGTATCCGGCTGGTGGACAACACGATTCCGGCTGACGGTCAGCAGCCGCACGATCCCACCATCGCCGGCGTGGGCAGCCCGCCGATGCCGGAGAAGCAGGACGGTTCGCCCTACGACCTGGGCGCGACGATCCCGGGCACCGGCATCGTCATCACCGGCGACCCCGAGACCGGCCACCCCCGCCTGCACATCCCCGGCAAACCCGATATCGACAACCCCTTCCCCGTCGACGAGGGATTCCGGGCACTGCCGACCGGTACCGCGGTGGGCCCCGACGGTCAGCAATACGCGTTCTACAGTGTGCGGCCCTACGGGCCCGGCACCTCACCGGACAACTACATCGCGCCGGAGTCGCGGGTGCAGAATCTGGCCGATCCGGCAACGGATTTGGGACCGCTGCTGGGCACCCCGCTCGGCTCGGACACCAAGGTGGGCATCTCCCAGGCCAGCGGCGTCTACGACCCGGCATCCGGAACCATGATCATCGTCGGGAACGTCGGTCAGGACGGTCAGCGCGCCCTGTGGCAGTCGGCTCCGGTCGCCGCCGGTGACCCACCCAATGCGTGGATGAACAGCCTGCACGAGGTCGGCACCTTCAGCAATCTCGGTCCCGCCGATCGGGAGAATCAGATCGTGGCCCTACCCCAGGGCGGGTATCTGTTGACCAGCGCGAGCGACGGCGGGCAGATCGTGGGCGTCACCGCGGGCAGCCCGCAGGGCCTGCTCCAGGCTCCTGCACAGGACCTCACCGGCCCCGGGTTCATCCCGAGCCCCGGAAATCAGCCGGCCGTCCCGTACGGGCCGAGCATCGTCAACGTCGAGACGCTGCCCAACGGCCAAGAGCAGGTCACCATGCGGGTCAGCACGTGGCCGACGCCGCAGGGCTGGCCGGTCGGGCCGGATGCGCCACCGCCGCCCTATCACCCGCGGACCTACACGACCACCTTCAACATCAACCCGTAG
- a CDS encoding DUF5078 domain-containing protein, which yields MRTHRPILRGIVVTAAAVGAAVAAVLLPATASADATDDFPIPRRVIRTDCSAEQMLAASRDLSPIYYERYMIDMHNKPVQVQQAAIDKMHWFFSLNPEQRRAYSEELATNFADPLTVSWPNHAKIFFNNKGVVAKSTEACSQYPRDDMSVWDWAPKP from the coding sequence ATGCGTACGCACCGCCCGATTCTGCGGGGCATCGTCGTGACCGCTGCCGCCGTGGGCGCAGCCGTGGCCGCGGTGCTGTTGCCCGCCACCGCCTCCGCCGACGCGACCGACGACTTCCCGATCCCGCGTCGCGTGATCCGCACCGACTGCAGTGCCGAGCAGATGCTGGCCGCCAGTCGCGACCTGTCGCCGATCTACTACGAGCGCTACATGATCGACATGCACAACAAGCCGGTGCAGGTGCAGCAGGCCGCCATCGACAAGATGCACTGGTTCTTCTCGCTCAACCCCGAGCAGCGCCGGGCCTACTCCGAGGAGCTGGCGACCAACTTCGCCGACCCGCTGACGGTGTCGTGGCCCAACCACGCGAAGATCTTCTTCAACAACAAGGGCGTGGTCGCCAAGTCGACCGAGGCCTGCAGCCAGTACCCGCGCGACGACATGTCGGTGTGGGACTGGGCCCCCAAGCCGTAA
- a CDS encoding RND family transporter yields MSQPGTRRAGGAPERPFIARTIRRFAIPIILAWLALIAVLVATVPPLEEVGKQNAVSASPQDAPAMQAMTEMGRIFQESDSDSTAMVVLESDHELGDAEHEYYAEVVEKLKADTAHVQHVQDFWGDPMTAVGAQSADGRATYVQLNLVGNIGQAAANDSVEAVRQIVDSVQTPPGLTVYVTGTAALAKDMNHAGDKSMFKMMVVTILVILTMLLLVYRSIITVALLLGMVYMELNAASGVVAFMGHHHWVGLTTFSVNLLVSLAIAAGTDYAIFLIGRYHEARQAGEDRESAYYTAFGGVAHVILGSGLTIAGAVFCLHFTRMPYFVTLGIPCAVGMLISVTAALTLGPAIITVGSRFGLFDPKRATSTRGWRRVATVIVRWPGPVLVASLAIAAVGLLALPGYQPAYDDRKYIPTDIPANEGFAAADRHFSQSRMLPEILLVEADHDMRNPSDFLIIDKLAKSIFKVVGISRVQAITRPQGTPLEHTSIPFQISMQNAGQLQTMQFQKKRMDDMLTQAEAMAQTIATMRQMYGYMSQLAATTHEMVVDMDDLQAQIYQIRDHIADFEDFWRPIRNYFYWEPHCYDIPICFSLRSAFDMVDSVDPMSESMDKMIAHMGDMDALMPQMLTTFPPMIDTMDTMRTMMLTMHSTMSGIFDQMDEMSDNATAMGKAFDESKNDDSFYLPPEVFQNPDFKRAMKMFISPDGKAVRMMISHRGNPATAEGISHIDKIRTAAEEALKGTPLEDAKIYLGGTASLFKDMHDGSNYDLLIAGIASLCLIFIIMLLITRALIAALVIVGTVALSLGASFGLSVLFWQYLIGIQLHWLVLVMSVIILLAVGSDYNLLLVARFKEEIHAGLHTGIIRAMGGTGKVVTSAGLVFAFTMTSMAVSDLRIIGQIGTTIGLGLMFDTLIVRSFMTPSIAALLGRWFWWPINVLPHVGGKAARHRQAAALARGGDAADTEELAHNR; encoded by the coding sequence ATGAGCCAGCCCGGTACGCGTCGTGCCGGCGGAGCGCCGGAGCGACCGTTCATCGCACGGACCATCCGCCGGTTCGCCATACCGATCATTCTGGCGTGGTTGGCGCTGATCGCGGTGCTCGTCGCCACCGTCCCGCCGCTGGAAGAGGTCGGCAAACAGAACGCCGTCTCGGCGAGTCCCCAAGACGCCCCGGCCATGCAGGCCATGACCGAGATGGGCCGGATCTTCCAAGAGTCGGACTCCGACAGCACCGCGATGGTCGTGCTGGAGTCCGACCACGAGCTGGGCGACGCCGAACACGAGTACTACGCCGAAGTGGTCGAGAAGCTCAAGGCCGACACCGCACACGTCCAGCACGTGCAGGACTTCTGGGGTGATCCGATGACCGCGGTCGGCGCCCAAAGCGCCGACGGCAGAGCGACTTACGTGCAACTGAATCTGGTCGGCAATATCGGCCAGGCGGCGGCGAACGACTCCGTCGAAGCCGTTCGCCAGATCGTGGACTCGGTCCAGACACCACCCGGGTTGACCGTCTACGTGACCGGCACCGCGGCGCTGGCCAAGGACATGAACCATGCCGGCGACAAGTCGATGTTCAAGATGATGGTGGTCACCATCCTGGTGATCCTGACCATGTTGTTGCTCGTCTACCGGTCGATCATCACGGTGGCGCTGCTGTTGGGCATGGTCTACATGGAACTGAACGCGGCCAGCGGAGTGGTGGCGTTCATGGGTCACCACCACTGGGTGGGGTTGACGACGTTCTCCGTCAACCTGCTGGTCTCGCTGGCGATCGCTGCCGGCACCGACTATGCGATCTTCCTGATCGGCCGCTATCACGAGGCGCGCCAAGCCGGTGAAGACCGGGAGTCGGCGTACTACACGGCATTCGGAGGCGTCGCGCACGTCATCCTGGGCTCGGGTCTGACCATCGCCGGAGCGGTGTTCTGTCTGCACTTCACCCGGATGCCCTACTTCGTCACGCTGGGTATCCCGTGCGCGGTGGGCATGCTCATCTCGGTCACCGCGGCGTTGACGCTGGGCCCGGCGATCATCACCGTCGGCAGCCGGTTCGGGCTGTTCGACCCCAAGCGCGCCACCAGCACCCGCGGTTGGCGGCGGGTGGCGACGGTGATCGTCCGCTGGCCGGGTCCGGTGCTGGTCGCCTCACTGGCGATCGCGGCCGTCGGCCTGCTGGCGCTGCCGGGTTATCAGCCGGCCTACGACGACCGGAAATACATCCCCACCGACATCCCCGCCAACGAGGGCTTCGCCGCGGCCGACCGGCATTTCTCGCAGTCGCGGATGCTGCCCGAGATCCTGCTGGTCGAAGCCGACCACGACATGCGCAACCCGTCGGACTTCCTGATCATCGACAAGCTGGCCAAGTCCATCTTCAAGGTCGTCGGGATCTCCCGGGTGCAGGCCATCACCCGCCCGCAGGGAACCCCGCTGGAACACACCTCGATCCCGTTCCAGATCAGCATGCAGAACGCCGGTCAGCTGCAGACCATGCAGTTCCAGAAGAAGCGCATGGATGACATGCTGACCCAGGCCGAGGCGATGGCCCAGACCATCGCCACCATGCGCCAGATGTATGGCTACATGAGCCAACTCGCCGCCACCACCCACGAGATGGTCGTCGACATGGACGACCTACAGGCCCAGATCTACCAGATCCGGGACCACATCGCCGATTTCGAAGACTTCTGGCGGCCCATCCGCAACTACTTCTACTGGGAACCGCACTGCTACGACATCCCGATCTGCTTCTCGTTGCGCTCGGCGTTCGACATGGTCGACAGCGTTGATCCGATGAGCGAGAGCATGGACAAGATGATCGCGCACATGGGGGACATGGACGCCCTCATGCCGCAGATGCTGACCACCTTCCCGCCGATGATCGACACCATGGACACCATGCGGACCATGATGCTGACGATGCACAGCACCATGTCCGGCATCTTCGACCAGATGGACGAGATGAGCGACAACGCCACCGCAATGGGTAAGGCGTTCGACGAGTCCAAGAACGACGACTCGTTCTACCTGCCGCCGGAGGTGTTCCAAAACCCGGACTTCAAGCGCGCGATGAAGATGTTCATCTCCCCGGATGGCAAGGCCGTCCGGATGATGATCAGCCACCGGGGCAATCCGGCTACCGCCGAAGGCATTTCGCACATCGACAAGATCCGTACCGCGGCCGAGGAAGCGCTGAAGGGCACGCCGCTCGAGGACGCCAAGATCTACCTCGGCGGTACCGCGTCGCTGTTCAAGGACATGCACGACGGCTCCAACTATGACCTGCTGATCGCCGGAATCGCCTCGCTGTGCCTGATTTTCATCATCATGCTGCTGATCACCCGGGCGCTGATCGCGGCGTTGGTGATCGTTGGCACCGTGGCGCTGTCGCTGGGCGCGTCGTTCGGGCTGTCGGTGCTGTTCTGGCAGTACCTCATCGGCATCCAGCTGCACTGGCTGGTGCTGGTGATGAGCGTGATCATCCTGCTGGCGGTGGGCTCGGACTACAACCTGCTACTGGTGGCCCGGTTCAAGGAGGAGATCCACGCCGGGCTGCATACCGGCATCATCCGGGCGATGGGCGGCACCGGGAAGGTCGTGACCTCGGCCGGGCTGGTCTTCGCCTTCACCATGACGTCGATGGCCGTGAGCGACCTGCGCATCATCGGCCAGATCGGCACCACCATCGGCCTGGGGCTGATGTTCGACACCTTGATCGTCCGGTCGTTCATGACGCCGTCGATCGCGGCGCTGCTGGGGCGCTGGTTCTGGTGGCCGATCAACGTGCTGCCGCACGTCGGCGGGAAGGCCGCCCGGCATCGACAAGCCGCCGCCCTCGCTCGCGGCGGGGACGCGGCGGACACCGAGGAGCTGGCCCACAACCGGTAG
- a CDS encoding MmpS family protein, producing the protein MWVRVSKASWCEGTSIFKVLSRVWIPLVILAVVCVAAFAVTRIHGLFGSEKRPSYSDGQVDETKPFNPKRLTYEIFGPPGTVADISYFDVNSEPQRVQDVTLPWQLEIVTTLPAVVGSIMAQGNSNSIGCRIIVDGEVKAERISNEVNAYTFCLLKAA; encoded by the coding sequence ATGTGGGTTAGGGTATCCAAAGCTTCCTGGTGTGAGGGGACTTCGATTTTCAAGGTACTGAGCCGGGTGTGGATACCCCTGGTGATATTGGCAGTGGTCTGCGTCGCCGCATTCGCCGTGACGCGCATCCACGGCCTGTTCGGCTCTGAGAAGCGCCCGTCCTATTCCGACGGCCAGGTCGACGAGACCAAGCCCTTCAACCCCAAGCGGTTGACCTATGAGATCTTCGGCCCGCCCGGAACGGTGGCTGACATCAGCTACTTCGACGTCAACTCCGAACCGCAACGCGTGCAAGACGTTACGCTGCCGTGGCAGCTCGAAATCGTCACCACTCTTCCCGCGGTGGTGGGAAGCATCATGGCCCAAGGCAATAGCAACAGTATCGGCTGCCGCATCATCGTGGACGGCGAAGTCAAGGCCGAACGAATCTCCAACGAGGTCAACGCCTATACCTTCTGCCTGCTGAAGGCGGCATGA
- a CDS encoding TetR family transcriptional regulator, whose product MRYPLAVRQVAFKRARSDANKRQRAEALMEAARSVAIETGVASVTLTAVAGRAGVHHSAVRRYFSSHKEVLLRLAAESWEGWSDTVCTALQQSEAMSPDRVAATLASGLAADPLFCDMLANLHLHLDHEVDAERVIEIRRKITAAGLTMADALLQALPRLGKQGAFDLLLASYSLAAPLWQVAHPPTKLADAYAAERQVPPEWNLDFTTALTRLLTATCVGLLRPPESVPAKA is encoded by the coding sequence GTGCGTTATCCTCTCGCTGTGCGTCAGGTCGCTTTCAAACGCGCCCGCAGCGACGCGAACAAGCGTCAGCGGGCTGAAGCGTTGATGGAGGCCGCCCGCTCGGTGGCGATAGAGACCGGCGTGGCATCGGTGACCCTGACCGCGGTGGCCGGCAGGGCCGGGGTGCACCACTCGGCGGTACGGCGTTACTTCAGCTCCCACAAAGAGGTGCTGCTGCGACTAGCCGCCGAGAGCTGGGAAGGCTGGTCAGACACCGTTTGCACGGCACTGCAACAGTCCGAAGCGATGTCGCCGGACCGGGTGGCCGCCACCCTGGCCAGCGGATTGGCCGCCGACCCGTTGTTCTGCGACATGCTGGCCAACCTGCACTTGCACCTCGACCACGAAGTAGACGCCGAGCGGGTGATCGAGATCCGGCGAAAGATCACCGCGGCGGGGCTGACCATGGCCGACGCCCTGCTGCAGGCACTGCCCCGACTGGGCAAGCAAGGTGCCTTCGACCTGTTGTTGGCGTCCTATTCGCTGGCAGCGCCGCTGTGGCAGGTGGCGCACCCACCGACGAAGCTGGCCGACGCCTATGCCGCGGAGCGGCAGGTGCCGCCGGAGTGGAACTTGGACTTCACCACCGCGTTGACCCGGCTGCTCACCGCCACCTGCGTCGGGCTGCTCCGGCCGCCGGAGTCCGTTCCCGCCAAGGCCTGA
- a CDS encoding DMT family transporter, protein MVKACIASLLALSSAACIALGDVLQQHSAYRFNDRLGYLELLAQLVRDRRWRWGAVLLAASIGLQAAALSQYSVLLVQAMLVPSVLFALVINARWTHRTMSAREWMWAGLLTVAVILIVTVGNPRPSLAHVSGHTWAAVAAVFGPLLLGCIALARRRHGALSAMLLALVAGSLWGVFAVLTKQVTSRLGDGLWELARTPEFYGCLLTVAGGFVLGQAAFRAGPLTASMPALEVSQPVVAAGLSVVVLGETLNTGGLPIVILSAATLVMVAAIIKLARVEAAEATNPPDRGEASVVPATGAAGTRHLSSA, encoded by the coding sequence ATGGTCAAGGCGTGTATCGCCTCACTGCTCGCATTGAGTTCTGCCGCGTGCATCGCACTCGGCGACGTGCTGCAGCAGCATTCCGCGTATCGGTTCAACGACCGACTCGGCTACCTCGAACTCCTGGCGCAGCTGGTCCGGGATCGGCGGTGGCGGTGGGGTGCGGTACTGCTGGCGGCGAGTATCGGGCTACAGGCTGCGGCCCTGAGCCAGTATTCGGTGCTGCTGGTACAGGCGATGCTCGTACCGTCGGTGTTGTTCGCACTGGTGATCAACGCCAGGTGGACCCACCGCACCATGAGCGCCCGCGAATGGATGTGGGCCGGACTGCTGACGGTCGCCGTCATCCTGATCGTCACCGTCGGCAATCCGCGGCCCAGCCTCGCGCACGTGTCGGGCCACACCTGGGCCGCGGTGGCCGCCGTTTTCGGGCCGCTGCTGCTGGGCTGCATCGCGTTGGCGAGACGTCGGCACGGTGCACTGTCGGCGATGCTGCTGGCGCTCGTGGCGGGATCGCTGTGGGGTGTGTTCGCCGTCCTCACCAAACAGGTCACCAGCCGGCTGGGCGACGGGCTGTGGGAGCTGGCGCGCACACCCGAGTTCTATGGCTGCCTGCTGACCGTGGCGGGGGGCTTCGTACTGGGGCAGGCAGCGTTTCGGGCCGGACCGCTGACCGCGTCGATGCCCGCGCTGGAGGTGTCGCAACCGGTTGTGGCGGCGGGCCTGAGTGTCGTCGTTCTCGGCGAGACGCTCAACACCGGCGGTCTCCCGATAGTCATCCTGTCAGCGGCGACGCTGGTGATGGTGGCGGCAATCATCAAGCTCGCACGCGTCGAAGCGGCCGAGGCGACAAATCCCCCGGATCGCGGTGAGGCCTCCGTGGTTCCGGCGACGGGTGCAGCAGGCACTCGACATCTCAGCAGCGCGTGA